A window of Streptomyces gilvosporeus contains these coding sequences:
- a CDS encoding amidase family protein — MAGKRLSDIPEIHRRRLLGLGAAVAAPAMLGLGMPRAGAVVPDRGAPPMSLLSSSSGLEDTSITDLLKQLATGKLTSVELTRFYLDRIDRLNLHGPELHAVLETNPDALKLAAQRDDERRKGKLRGPLHGIPLLIKDNIGTADKMHSSNGMHGLMGVRLAHDATVVARLRAAGAIPLGKANLTSLVSSSSGYSQRGGQTRNPYKLDRSPNGSSAGPAAATAAGLCAGAIGTETIGSILGPSGANSVVGIRPTTGLTSRTGMFPGARSFDTIGPICRTVADAALLLGVLTGVDPTDTATAASAGKFHHDYTPFLKPGGLKGARIGIVREVFAGYSAHADAVAEQAVEVLRKAGAVIVDNANIPTAQKMMSDLDAAFTVQITEMKHDIESYLARTPGDHPRSVAELVAYNKQHASTELEYFDQNVLQTIADYAGKPSDPEYKKAVATVRRVARDEGMDAALKKHRVEALLMPTGAPTWKIDLVNGDPQIMGSAIPVGYAGYAAISVPAGFVHGLPVGITFAGTAWSEPTLIRLAHGFEQAHPVRHAPTFTAPSVGL; from the coding sequence ATGGCCGGGAAACGCCTTTCCGACATACCTGAGATACACCGCCGCCGACTGCTGGGACTGGGTGCGGCGGTGGCCGCCCCCGCGATGCTGGGTCTGGGCATGCCGCGTGCGGGCGCCGTGGTGCCCGACCGGGGCGCGCCCCCGATGTCGCTGCTCTCTTCGAGCAGCGGCCTGGAGGACACCAGCATCACCGATCTGCTCAAGCAGCTGGCCACCGGGAAGCTCACCTCGGTCGAGCTCACCCGGTTCTATCTGGACCGCATCGACCGGCTGAATCTCCACGGGCCCGAGCTGCACGCCGTCCTGGAGACGAACCCGGACGCGCTGAAGCTCGCCGCGCAGCGCGACGACGAGCGCCGCAAGGGCAAGCTGCGCGGTCCGCTGCACGGCATTCCGCTGCTGATCAAGGACAACATCGGCACCGCGGACAAGATGCACAGCAGCAACGGCATGCACGGGCTGATGGGCGTCCGTCTGGCGCATGACGCCACCGTGGTCGCCCGGCTGCGCGCGGCCGGTGCCATCCCGCTGGGCAAGGCGAACCTGACGTCGCTGGTCAGCTCGTCGAGCGGCTACAGCCAGCGAGGCGGCCAGACCCGCAACCCGTACAAGCTGGACCGCTCGCCCAACGGCTCCAGTGCAGGCCCGGCGGCGGCCACCGCGGCCGGGCTGTGCGCGGGTGCCATCGGGACCGAGACGATCGGGTCCATCCTGGGCCCGTCGGGCGCCAACAGCGTGGTCGGCATCCGGCCCACGACCGGACTCACCAGCCGCACCGGGATGTTCCCCGGTGCCCGCAGCTTCGACACCATCGGCCCGATCTGCCGCACGGTGGCGGACGCCGCCCTGCTGCTCGGTGTGCTGACGGGGGTGGACCCCACCGACACGGCCACCGCGGCCAGCGCCGGCAAGTTCCACCACGACTACACCCCCTTCCTCAAGCCCGGCGGGCTCAAGGGCGCCCGGATCGGCATCGTCCGGGAGGTGTTCGCCGGCTACAGCGCGCATGCGGACGCCGTCGCGGAGCAGGCCGTCGAGGTGCTGCGGAAGGCCGGGGCGGTGATCGTCGACAACGCCAACATCCCCACCGCGCAGAAGATGATGTCGGATCTGGACGCCGCCTTCACCGTCCAGATCACCGAGATGAAGCACGACATCGAGTCCTACCTCGCCCGGACCCCGGGCGACCATCCGCGCAGCGTGGCCGAGCTCGTCGCGTACAACAAGCAGCACGCGAGCACGGAGCTGGAGTACTTCGACCAGAACGTGCTCCAGACCATTGCCGATTACGCGGGCAAGCCCTCGGACCCGGAGTACAAGAAGGCGGTGGCCACGGTGCGCCGGGTCGCCCGGGACGAGGGGATGGACGCGGCGCTGAAGAAGCACCGGGTGGAGGCCCTGCTGATGCCGACCGGCGCGCCCACCTGGAAGATCGACCTGGTCAACGGCGATCCGCAGATCATGGGCAGCGCGATTCCGGTGGGTTACGCCGGATATGCGGCCATCAGCGTGCCGGCCGGGTTCGTGCACGGCCTGCCGGTCGGGATCACCTTCGCCGGCACCGCCTGGAGCGAGCCGACGCTGATCCGCCTCGCGCACGGTTTCGAGCAGGCGCATCCGGTGCGTCATGCGCCGACGTTCACCGCACCGAGTGTCGGCCTCTGA
- a CDS encoding ABC transporter ATP-binding protein produces MTLRDVHKRYGRGNGAVHALRGVTIGLPRASFTAVMGPSGSGKSTFLQCAAGLDRPTSGSVLLGETDLTKLRESRLSDLRLARLGFVFQHFNLLPALNVYQNVRLPLKLAGRPVDRDRIEQMLARVGLPDRARHRPGELSGGQQQRVAIARALITEPDVIFADEPTGALDTATAAEVLTLLREAVDNLGATVVMVTHEPSAAAWADRVVFLVDGELSDELMLGDPEEISARMRVLTSATDRPQSATPGMRGRG; encoded by the coding sequence GTGACGCTGCGGGACGTGCACAAGCGCTACGGGCGGGGCAACGGCGCGGTGCACGCGCTGCGCGGGGTGACCATCGGTCTGCCGCGCGCCAGTTTCACCGCGGTGATGGGCCCGTCCGGGTCCGGCAAGAGCACGTTCCTGCAATGCGCCGCGGGACTCGACCGGCCGACCTCGGGCTCGGTGCTGCTCGGCGAGACCGATCTGACGAAGCTGCGCGAGAGCAGGCTCAGCGATCTGCGGCTGGCCCGGCTGGGCTTCGTCTTCCAGCACTTCAACCTGCTGCCCGCGCTGAACGTCTATCAGAACGTCCGGCTGCCGCTGAAGCTGGCGGGCCGCCCGGTCGACCGGGACCGGATCGAGCAGATGCTGGCCCGGGTCGGACTGCCCGACCGGGCGCGGCACCGGCCGGGCGAACTCTCCGGCGGCCAGCAGCAGCGGGTGGCCATCGCCCGCGCCCTGATCACCGAACCGGATGTGATCTTCGCCGACGAGCCCACCGGGGCCCTCGACACCGCCACGGCGGCCGAGGTGCTCACCCTGCTGCGGGAGGCGGTGGACAACCTGGGCGCGACCGTCGTCATGGTCACCCATGAACCCAGCGCCGCCGCCTGGGCGGACCGGGTGGTCTTCCTCGTCGACGGAGAGCTCTCCGACGAACTGATGCTGGGCGACCCGGAGGAGATCTCGGCCCGGATGCGGGTGCTGACCTCGGCCACCGACCGCCCCCAGTCGGCGACTCCCGGAATGCGGGGCCGGGGATGA
- a CDS encoding ABC transporter permease, with protein sequence MTVHLALAQIRSRPSAFLGTFVALLFGAVVIISSGTLLLAAANAQQQPVRYRTAPVIVAADQFVDGRQLPDRARLDTRLATRLAALPQVSAAVADTAFPVTVRAAGHRAIALDGRPASSARLETTGSPAVTPRPGQTVLDARTAKRLGVSRGDTVTLTGPAGTASFRLAGVLDARAAGAWFDDAQAGRLSGRPGRADAIAVFPKKGVGTARLAERVRAVAGSAKVFTGPGRAEVENPGFAEAQETTVAMFGAMGGLSIYVSVFVVANTMSLSISQRQRETALLRGIGARPGHIRRMAAAEATLVAVLAVAAGSAPGYLLARLIFDAMHTRHLLPPGTELTFSPLPIAAAAVTGLLAAVPGSLIASYRAARSRPAEALSESVLPRRGIGPVRLLLGLGALAGGVTMAVKVLAAGGTTADKAAPFVLLVFLVAVSLLGPLLARAATEVLGLPMRLLGATGELATRGGRARARRLSSAIVPVALVVAFGVTKIGQQTTLTHETRVQSAAALTADRVLEAPDGLPGRVADQVAALPGVRAATGVAEVGLLAGPGHPGAKPGDRTVSGRAFSGTGTALARNLDPHVRAGSLADVRAQGPGGGTVAVDRRLADRAGTGVGRRITLWLGDGTVVRPVVAATYDRGTGVGEVLLPRATVRGHLTRQLDDRVLVRADSAAGLSRLDRELRTVAGAWPGATVRSEEATAQAREAGGEPFAWLQIMALSMIAGFAGITAANTLAMVTFEQLREVSMLRLIGTGVRTVCRIVRLEALTVALTGLAVGVTIALVTLTPLVADSTGAALPYLPPQLLLVVGAATVAMSLLATGIPLRLLLRVRPVDGVSRRS encoded by the coding sequence ATGACCGTTCACCTCGCCCTCGCCCAGATCCGTTCCCGCCCCTCCGCCTTCCTCGGCACCTTCGTCGCGCTGCTCTTCGGCGCCGTGGTGATCATTTCGAGCGGCACGCTGCTGCTGGCCGCGGCGAACGCGCAGCAGCAGCCGGTGCGTTACCGCACGGCGCCGGTGATCGTCGCCGCCGACCAGTTCGTGGACGGGCGGCAACTCCCGGACCGGGCCCGCCTCGACACCCGGCTGGCCACCCGGCTGGCGGCGCTGCCGCAGGTCTCGGCCGCGGTCGCCGATACCGCCTTCCCGGTCACCGTCCGCGCCGCGGGCCACCGGGCGATCGCCCTGGACGGCCGGCCGGCCTCCTCGGCGCGGCTGGAGACGACCGGGTCCCCCGCCGTGACGCCGCGCCCCGGGCAGACCGTGCTGGACGCCCGGACGGCCAAGAGGCTGGGGGTGTCCCGGGGCGACACCGTGACGCTGACCGGCCCCGCCGGGACCGCCTCGTTCCGGCTCGCCGGCGTCCTCGACGCCCGCGCTGCGGGCGCCTGGTTCGACGACGCCCAGGCCGGGCGACTGTCCGGCCGGCCCGGCAGAGCCGACGCGATTGCGGTGTTCCCGAAGAAGGGAGTGGGCACCGCCCGACTCGCCGAGCGGGTGCGCGCGGTGGCCGGTTCCGCGAAGGTGTTCACCGGCCCCGGGCGCGCCGAGGTGGAGAACCCGGGCTTCGCCGAGGCCCAGGAGACCACCGTCGCCATGTTCGGTGCCATGGGCGGACTGAGCATCTACGTCTCGGTGTTCGTGGTGGCCAACACCATGTCCCTGTCGATCTCGCAGCGCCAGCGGGAGACCGCGCTGCTCCGGGGTATCGGAGCGCGGCCGGGCCATATCCGGCGGATGGCCGCCGCCGAGGCCACGCTGGTGGCCGTGCTGGCGGTGGCCGCGGGCAGCGCACCGGGCTATCTGCTGGCCCGGCTGATCTTCGACGCCATGCACACCCGGCATCTGCTGCCGCCGGGCACGGAGCTGACGTTCAGCCCGCTGCCCATCGCCGCGGCCGCCGTCACCGGTCTGCTCGCCGCCGTACCCGGCAGCCTGATCGCCTCCTACCGTGCCGCCCGCAGCCGTCCGGCCGAGGCCCTGAGCGAGTCGGTGCTGCCCCGCCGCGGCATCGGCCCCGTCCGGCTGCTGCTGGGGCTGGGGGCGCTGGCCGGCGGGGTGACGATGGCCGTCAAGGTGCTGGCCGCGGGCGGCACGACGGCCGACAAGGCGGCGCCGTTCGTCCTGCTGGTGTTCCTGGTCGCGGTGTCCCTGCTCGGGCCGTTGCTCGCCCGCGCCGCCACCGAGGTCCTGGGCCTGCCGATGCGGCTCCTGGGCGCCACCGGGGAGTTGGCGACGCGGGGCGGCCGGGCCAGGGCGCGGCGGCTGTCCTCGGCGATCGTGCCGGTGGCGCTGGTGGTGGCCTTCGGCGTGACCAAGATCGGCCAGCAGACCACGCTGACGCATGAGACCCGGGTGCAGAGCGCGGCGGCGCTCACCGCGGACCGCGTCCTGGAGGCACCGGACGGGCTGCCCGGCCGGGTGGCCGACCAGGTCGCCGCGCTGCCCGGTGTGCGGGCCGCGACGGGGGTGGCCGAGGTGGGGCTGCTGGCCGGGCCGGGCCACCCCGGCGCGAAGCCCGGTGACCGCACCGTCTCGGGCCGCGCCTTCTCCGGCACCGGTACGGCGCTGGCGCGCAACCTGGACCCGCACGTCCGCGCCGGTTCGCTGGCCGACGTCCGGGCCCAGGGCCCGGGGGGCGGCACGGTGGCCGTCGACCGGCGGCTCGCCGACCGGGCCGGGACCGGGGTGGGGCGGCGGATCACGCTGTGGCTCGGTGACGGCACCGTCGTACGGCCGGTGGTGGCGGCGACCTACGACCGGGGCACCGGTGTGGGCGAGGTGCTGCTGCCGCGGGCCACCGTCCGCGGCCATCTGACCCGTCAGCTGGACGACCGCGTCCTGGTCCGCGCGGACTCGGCGGCCGGGCTCTCACGGCTCGACCGTGAGCTGCGGACCGTCGCCGGTGCCTGGCCGGGTGCCACGGTGCGCTCCGAGGAGGCGACCGCGCAGGCCCGCGAGGCGGGCGGCGAACCGTTCGCCTGGCTCCAGATCATGGCCCTCAGCATGATCGCCGGATTCGCGGGCATCACCGCCGCCAACACCCTGGCGATGGTCACCTTCGAGCAGTTGCGGGAGGTCTCGATGCTGCGGCTGATCGGGACCGGTGTCCGTACGGTGTGCCGGATCGTCCGGCTGGAGGCGCTGACGGTGGCGCTGACCGGGCTGGCCGTCGGCGTGACGATCGCGCTGGTCACCCTGACCCCGCTGGTCGCGGACAGCACGGGGGCCGCGCTGCCGTATCTGCCGCCGCAGTTGCTGCTCGTGGTGGGGGCGGCCACGGTCGCCATGAGCCTGCTGGCCACCGGCATCCCGCTGCGGCTGCTGCTGCGGGTGCGTCCGGTGGACGGTGTCAGCCGGCGGTCCTGA
- a CDS encoding acyltransferase family protein — translation MADVRLLPPAEPRTAPISGGVPAGPRTAGPRAAGRLHALVLRIDAATPAGRDRAIDVLRALSTLGVVLGHWLVTAVTLRAGGHLMNESPLSHLPALTPLSWVLQPLAIFFFVGGRVAARSCPTGHYRPWLAQRMRRLLRPVGTLLSLWILVVLGLAAAGVAHETISTLFNLVLSPLWFLLVFLVLTALTPLVRRAPGRIAVVACAVVAVLDAAHFAGGGADWIETVRNVNVLAGWLVPYCLGAVWAAGGFARRRPAVLLLGGGVAATAALIVWGGYPASMVGVNGAAMSNLNPLSLAAVTFGLAQCGAALLLCGPLRRLVGRPGAAARPAPDRRLRATPGQFAWAAVALMNTSVITVFLWHQTAMISVTALALGLDGPLFGLHTAPDTPAWVPVRLLWMVVFAVLLVGLCRAFGRVEHGARSGRGSAA, via the coding sequence ATGGCTGACGTACGTCTCCTGCCCCCCGCCGAACCCCGTACGGCGCCGATATCCGGCGGCGTGCCCGCAGGCCCCCGGACCGCCGGCCCCCGGGCGGCGGGCCGCCTGCACGCCCTGGTGCTCCGGATCGACGCGGCGACCCCGGCCGGCCGCGACCGGGCGATCGATGTGCTGCGCGCCCTGTCCACCCTCGGCGTCGTGCTCGGCCACTGGCTGGTGACCGCGGTGACCCTGCGCGCCGGCGGCCACCTGATGAACGAGAGCCCGCTGAGCCATCTGCCCGCGCTGACACCGCTGTCCTGGGTGCTCCAGCCGCTGGCGATCTTCTTCTTCGTCGGCGGCCGGGTCGCGGCCCGTAGCTGCCCCACCGGGCACTACCGCCCCTGGCTGGCACAGCGGATGCGCCGGCTGCTGCGGCCGGTGGGCACGCTGCTGTCCCTGTGGATCCTGGTGGTGCTCGGCCTCGCCGCCGCCGGTGTCGCCCACGAGACGATCAGCACGCTGTTCAACCTGGTGCTCTCGCCGCTGTGGTTCCTGCTGGTCTTCCTCGTGCTGACCGCGCTGACCCCGCTGGTGCGGCGGGCGCCGGGGCGGATCGCCGTCGTGGCCTGCGCCGTCGTGGCCGTGCTGGACGCGGCGCACTTCGCCGGTGGCGGCGCCGACTGGATAGAGACGGTCCGCAACGTCAACGTCCTCGCGGGCTGGCTGGTGCCGTACTGCCTGGGCGCGGTGTGGGCGGCCGGCGGCTTCGCCCGCCGCCGGCCCGCGGTCCTCCTGCTCGGCGGCGGCGTCGCGGCCACCGCCGCACTGATCGTGTGGGGCGGCTACCCGGCGAGCATGGTCGGCGTCAACGGCGCCGCCATGTCGAACCTCAACCCGCTGTCGCTCGCCGCCGTGACCTTCGGCCTCGCCCAGTGCGGTGCGGCCCTCCTGCTGTGCGGCCCGCTGCGCCGTCTCGTCGGACGGCCCGGGGCCGCAGCCCGGCCCGCGCCGGACCGTCGACTCCGCGCCACGCCCGGCCAGTTCGCCTGGGCCGCGGTGGCCCTGATGAACACCTCCGTGATCACGGTCTTCCTCTGGCACCAGACGGCGATGATCTCGGTGACCGCGCTCGCCCTGGGACTCGACGGCCCGCTCTTCGGCCTCCACACCGCGCCCGACACCCCGGCCTGGGTCCCCGTACGCCTCCTGTGGATGGTGGTGTTCGCCGTGCTGCTGGTGGGGCTGTGCCGGGCCTTCGGCCGGGTGGAGCACGGTGCGCGCAGCGGGCGGGGCTCGGCGGCCTGA
- a CDS encoding methyltransferase — MNTLDEERRRLTEMFDIAPSRVLYAVSVLGVADRVPPGGSTVERIAAAVGTDAQRLGRLVRAAETLGIFRVDAAGTVRLTPAGTLLRSDQPGSLRAEFSDNALFTAWGPFAETVRGGAPSYDLANGTSIFAGMSGDPGALVTFHAHMRMRAQQLYRSLLPFLLRRCAEDVVDLAGGTGGLSELLLEGDAAVRVTLTDLPEVIALVPPDMLRRHGDRFSAEPGDMRAGIPRGYGTYLLGSVLHDWADDEAAEILRCCADGMVPGSELILLERVLAESGPDPRRMGDMWMMAMTGGRERTRQEWAELAGSAGLTLRHVHHGAGEISAVVLGRSG; from the coding sequence GTGAATACGCTTGACGAGGAGCGCCGCCGGCTCACCGAGATGTTCGACATCGCGCCGAGCCGGGTGCTGTATGCCGTCTCCGTACTCGGCGTCGCCGATCGCGTGCCGCCCGGCGGCAGCACCGTGGAGCGGATCGCCGCCGCCGTCGGCACCGACGCCCAGCGCCTGGGGCGCCTGGTGCGGGCCGCGGAGACGCTGGGCATCTTCCGGGTCGATGCGGCGGGCACGGTCCGTCTCACCCCGGCCGGCACGCTGCTGCGCTCGGACCAGCCCGGTAGCCTGCGCGCCGAATTCTCCGACAACGCGCTGTTCACGGCGTGGGGCCCGTTCGCCGAGACGGTACGCGGCGGAGCGCCCAGCTACGACCTGGCCAACGGCACCAGTATCTTCGCCGGCATGAGCGGTGACCCCGGCGCGCTCGTCACGTTCCACGCACACATGCGGATGCGCGCCCAGCAGCTCTACCGCTCCCTGCTGCCGTTCCTGCTGCGGCGCTGCGCCGAGGACGTCGTCGATCTGGCGGGCGGTACCGGCGGGCTCAGCGAACTCCTCCTGGAGGGCGATGCCGCGGTCCGCGTCACCCTCACCGACCTGCCCGAAGTCATCGCTCTCGTCCCGCCGGACATGCTGCGCCGCCACGGTGACCGGTTCTCGGCCGAGCCCGGCGATATGCGGGCGGGAATTCCCCGGGGATACGGCACCTATCTGCTGGGCAGTGTGCTGCACGACTGGGCCGATGACGAGGCGGCCGAAATTCTGCGGTGTTGTGCGGACGGCATGGTTCCGGGCAGTGAACTCATTCTGCTGGAAAGGGTGCTGGCCGAATCCGGCCCGGACCCGCGCCGTATGGGCGACATGTGGATGATGGCGATGACCGGCGGCCGGGAACGGACCCGACAGGAATGGGCGGAACTGGCGGGCTCCGCCGGGCTGACGCTGCGGCATGTGCACCACGGAGCCGGCGAGATCTCGGCGGTGGTACTGGGCCGCAGCGGCTGA
- a CDS encoding DUF6875 domain-containing protein yields the protein MHLTQDGPSDVVVQSDGPGDTHILNETAHWLRSFLTRTHPDLGRKGAVCPFMEQSLKMGRTALSSVDVSGPRGTARLAATARSALARLGDRSAPDSVYNAFVMVPVNASAELRRERVLEVQQELKAEAVAAGKMVGEFFPGHPMRGIHSDTFRPLVSPHPVLAVRAMVVTDILFLTFPAIPAAERLSYLTVWHGLFGEGTAGPWGEIYEKARAEAEREVREYA from the coding sequence ATGCATCTCACCCAAGACGGTCCGTCGGACGTCGTCGTGCAGTCGGACGGGCCGGGTGACACGCACATCCTTAACGAAACAGCGCACTGGCTCCGGTCGTTTCTCACCCGGACGCATCCCGATCTCGGGCGCAAGGGCGCGGTGTGCCCTTTCATGGAGCAGTCCTTGAAAATGGGCCGGACCGCGCTCAGTTCCGTGGATGTGAGCGGGCCGCGGGGCACCGCGCGGCTGGCGGCCACCGCCCGTTCCGCGCTGGCGCGGCTGGGGGACCGCAGCGCGCCCGACAGCGTGTACAACGCCTTCGTCATGGTCCCGGTGAACGCTTCCGCCGAGCTGCGCCGCGAACGGGTCCTGGAGGTCCAGCAGGAACTGAAGGCGGAGGCCGTCGCGGCCGGGAAGATGGTGGGGGAGTTCTTTCCCGGCCATCCGATGCGGGGCATTCACAGCGACACCTTCCGTCCGCTGGTCAGCCCGCACCCGGTGCTCGCCGTGCGGGCCATGGTGGTCACGGACATTCTCTTTCTGACGTTCCCCGCCATTCCGGCCGCCGAGCGGCTTTCCTATCTGACGGTGTGGCACGGTCTGTTCGGCGAGGGGACCGCCGGTCCCTGGGGCGAGATATACGAGAAGGCCCGCGCCGAAGCGGAAAGGGAAGTGCGTGAATACGCTTGA